GCGCGCGGCCAGGTCGCCCACGTCGACGTCGACACCCACCCCGGCGTGCTGGAGCGGCGGCTGCGCCGGATCCTGCCGCAGGACATCCGCATCCTTCGGGTCACCCAGGCGCCTGAGCACTTCGACGCCCGCTTCGCCGCCGTGGAGCGCCGGTACGTCTACCGCATGACCGACCACCCCGCCGGACCCGATCCGATGCAGCGCCGCATGGTCGCGGCGGTCCCACGCCCGCTCGACGTCGACCTCATGAACGAGGCCGCCCAGCACCTGCTCGGCGAGCACGACTTCGCGTCGTTCTGCAAGCAGCGCGAGGGCGCCACGACGATCCGGAACCTGCTCACGCTCCGGACCGTGCGCGGTGGCGAGACGATCGCCACCACGGTCCGCGCCGACGCCTTCTGCCACTCGATGGTGCGGTCGCTGATGGGCTGCCTCGTCGCGGTGGGCGAGCGCCGGTACGAGCCGCGGTTCGCGGCCGAGATCCTCGCCGCCGAGACCCGCGATCCGCGCGTGAAGGTGATGCCGGCCCACGGCCTCGTGCTCGAGGAGGTCGTCTATCCCGCCGACGACCAGCTCGCCGCACGCGTCGAGGAGTCACGCCGGCGCCGGGACGAGTGATGGCCCGCCTGCTCAGCGCCGGGATCCTGCTGCACCGCGTGCGCGACGGACGCCGCGAGGTGCTGCTCGGGCACCTCGGCGGACCGTTCTGGGCGAAGCGCGACGAGCGCGCGTGGTCGATCCCGAAGGGCGTGGTCGAGGCGGGCGAGCAGCCCGCTGACGCGGCGCGGCGCGAGTTCCTCGAGGAGCTCGGCGTCCCGGTTCCCGACGGCCCGTGGGTGGACCTCGGCTCGGTGCGCCAGTCGCGCAAGGACGTCGTGGTGTGGGCCGTCGAGGCCGACCTGGATCCCACGGTGGTCGTGCCGGGCACCTTCGACCTCGAGTGGCCGCCCGGCTCCGGCACGCTGCAGGCCTTCCCCGAGCTCGACCGAGTCGCCTGGTTCGGACTCGAGGAGGCCGCCGAGGCCGTCGTCGCGGCGCAGGCGGTGTTCCTGGAACGTCTGCCTGCCGTGCCAGACTGACGCCATGGGCACGGCGATGACGTGGAGCGAGATCGAGGCCTTCCTGCTCGGCTTCCCCGACACCGAGGCCAGCACGTCGTGGGGCATGCCCGGCGTGAAGACCGGCGGCCGGCTGGTGGCGTGGTGGCGCGACCAGGACGACTCCCCCGGCTGCGTCGCCTTCAAGGTCGACCGTGCCGAGCTCGACGGACTGGTCGAGGACTCCTCCACCCCGTACTTCACGATCGAGCACTTCCGGAAGTTCGACTCGAACGCGGTGCTCGTGCGTCCCGAGGACGTCGATCCCGACGAGCTGCGCGAGATGCTCACCGACGCGTGGCTCGTCACCGCGAAGCCGACGGTCCGCAAGGCCTGGCTCGCCGAGCACGGTGACGGCGGGTGAGCCACTACTTCGACCGCGCGCCCAGCACCGAGGACGAGCGCCGCACGATCTCGGTGGAGGTCTGGGGCGAGCGGCGCGAGTTCGTCACCTCCACCGGCGTCTTCTCCGGCGACCGGATCGACAAGGCCACCGCGCTCCTGCTGGCCGAGAGCACCGCTCCCCCGGCAGGCTCCACCGTCCTCGACCTCGGCTGCGGCTGGGGACCGATCGCCTGCTCGCTGGCCGCGCACGGCAGCACCGTGTGGGCGGTCGACGTCAACGAGCGCGCGCTCGAGCTCACGGCGCAGAACGCACGCGGGCTCGACGTGCACACCGCGCTGCCGGACGACGTCCCGGCCGACCTGCGGTTCGACGCGATCTGGTCCAACCCCCCGATCCGGATCGGCAAGGAGGCCCTGCACGAGCTGTTGCTCACGTGGCTGCCCCGGCTGCGCCCCGGCGGGGAGGCGCGCCTCGTCGTCGGCAGGAACCTCGGGGCCGACTCGCTCCAGCGGTGGCTCACCGACCACGGCCACCCCGCCGAGCGCGTGGCCAGCAGCAAGGGCTTCCGCGTCCTCTCGGTCCGCTAGCGCACGGGCGTCGCGGTCATCCTGCCGACGATCCCGGTGTCGTGCGTGGCGTCGACGAACTCGGGCTCGGTCAGGACGCGGGCCAGGAACCCGAGGTTGGAGCCGGGTCCCACGATCTCCGTCCGCTCGAGGGCCGCACGGGCACGCTCGATCGCCTCGGCGCGGGACGGCGCCCACACGATCACCTTCGCCAGCAACGGGTCGAAGAACGGCGTGACGACCGTGCCGTCGGCATAGCCGGCGTCGACGCGAACCCCCTCGCCGTCGGGCATCCGCCACGTCTCGATCGCCCCGGGACGCGGGAGGAACCGCTCGGAGTCCTCCGCGTACAGCCGCAGCTCGATGGCGTGGCCCTGCGGCTCGACGCTGAGCTCCGGGACCGTCGGGTCGCCGGTGGCGATGCTCAGCTGCCAGGCGACGAGATCGACGCCGTGCACCGCCTCGGTGACGGGGTGCTCGACCTGCAGGCGCGTGTTCATCTCGAGGAAGAAGGACTCGCCGGAGTCGAGGTCGTGGATGAACTCGATCGTGCCCGCGCCGACGTAGCCCACGGACTCGGTGAGCGCGGCCGCGCGCCGCAGCAGGCTCGCCCGGGACTCGGGGTCGAGGGCCGGGGAGGGACTCTCCTCGACCACCTTCTGGTGGCGGCGCTGGACCGAGCAGTCACGCTCGGACAGGGCAACGGCTCGGCCACCCGGCAGGCCCATGACCTGGACCTCGATGTGCCGCGAGCGCTCGATGTAGCGCTCGACGATCACACGGCTGTCGCCGAAGACCGACGCGGCCCGGCTCGTGACGGACTCGAAGGCCCGGTCGAACGACGCGGCGTCGGGCACGACGGCCATGCCGATCCCGCCTCCGCCGGCGACGGCCTTGAGCATCACCGGGTACCCAGCCTCGAGGGCGACCCGGCGCGCCTCGTCTACGGTCTCGACGGCGCCGTCGGAGCCGGGGGCCACGGCGAGGCCGGCGCGAACGGCCGCGGTGCGGGCACTGGCCTTGTCGCCCATCAGCTCGATCACGTCGGGCGACGGGCCGACGAACGCCATCCCGGCCGCCTCGACGGCGCGGGCGAACGCGGCGTTCTCCGACAGGAAGCCGTACCCGGGATGGACGAGGTCGGCACCGGCCGAGCGCGCCGCGGCGACCATCGCCTCGACGTCGCCGAAGTCGCGCGGGCCCGACAGCTCGACCGTGAGGTCGGCGGCCATGACGTACGGCAGGTCGGCGTCGACGGCCGGGAACGCCACGGCGCCCCGGTGCCCGAGCTCCCTGACCGTGCGCAGGACGCGTGCGGCGATCTCGCCGCGGTTGGCGATGAAGACGACACGCTGTCGCTCGCTCATGGGCTCACTTCCGCTTCGGGTCGAGGAGACGCTGGATCTCGTCGCCGATGATGTTGAACGCGAAGACGGTGGCCGCGATCGCGATGCCGGGGATGAAGATCTGCATCGGCGCCTGGTCCAGGAACGTGTAGGCCCGTGAGAGCACGGCGCCCCAGGAGGCGGTCGGCGGCTGGACGCCCAGCTGCAGGAAGCTCAGGCTCGCCTCGGCGATCAGGGCGAAGCCCATCAGCACCGCCACCTGCACGAGGACGGGCTGGATGATGTTCGGCAGCACGTGCGGCACGACCATCCGCCGCAGCCCGCGCGCGCCGAACGACTTCGCCGCCTCGATGTACGTCTCGGACCGGATCGCCATCGTCTGGGCTCGAGCCAGCCTCAGGATCGCCGGTGACATCACGATGCCGACCGAGATCATCGCCGTGGTGATGTCCGGCCCCATCGTCGCCGTGATGCCGATCGCCAGCACGATCGCCGGGAACGACATGACCGCGTCGACGACGCGCATGACGATGAGGTCGGTCGAGCCGCTGAGCCATCCGGCGGCGATGCCCAGGGGCAGGCCGATCACGACGGAGATGCCCACCGCGAGCAGCGCGGCCAGGACGGACACGCGGGTGCCGTAGAGCATGCGGCTGAAGACGTCGCGCCCGAGATCGTCGGTGCCGAGCCAGTGGTCGCCGCTCATCGGCAGCAGGATCGCGTTGAGGTCCTGCTTGTTGGGGTCGTAGGGCGCCAGGAACCCGGCGAAGAGCACGACGATCAGCACGATCAGCAAGATCGCGTAGCTCACGCCCACCGAGAGGCGGCCGGCCTTGCGTGCGCGGCGCGTCGGTGTGTCGGTCGTGGAGGCCAGGTTGGCGGTGTCGACAGCGGTCATCAGGAGATCCTCGGATCGAGCAGGCGGTACGAGACGTCGACGATGAGGTTCGTCAACAGGACGATCACCGCGGCGACGAACACCACCGCCTGGATCACGCCGTAGTCACGCTGGTTGGTCGCCTCGACGGCCAGCGAGCCGATGCCGGAGAGGCCGAACACGGCCTCGACCACGACGGCGCCGCCGATGAGGCGCGACACCTGCAGGCCGATGATCGTGGCGAACGGCAGGCTGGAGTTCTTCAGCGCGTGCTTCCACACGATGCTGCGGTTCGACAGGCCCTTGGCGCGGTGCGTGCGGACGTAGTCGGTCGAGAGGCTCTCGACCATCGCGCTGCGCACCTGGCGACAGATCTCGGCGCCTCCCACGAGCCCGAGAGCCAGCGCCGGCAGCACCAGTCCCTTGAGCGCCTGGGCGGGGTCGTCCTGGAGGCTGACGCCTCCCGGCCCGGGGAACCACCCGAGGTTCAGCGCGAACACGATGATCAGCATCATGCCGAGCCAGAAGTTGGGGATCGCGATGCCGAACGTGGCACCCGTCGTGAGGAACCGGTCGAAGCTCGTGTCCACCTTCTGCGCGGCGATGACACCGGTCGGCAGGCCGACCGCGACCGCCACGAAGAGGGCCATCGTGGTCAGGATCAGGGTCAGCGGCAGCCGCTGCATCACCAGGGCGGAGATCGACTCCCCGGTCTGGAAGGACGTCCCGAGGTCACCGGTGAAGGCGTTCCCGATCCACGTCAGGTACTGCGACCACAGCGGCTGGTTCAGGCCCAGGTCCTCACGGATCCGTGCCAGGTTCTCAGGGGTGGCGTACTCGCCGGCGATCGCGACGGCCGGATCGCCGGGGATCAGCCGCTGCAGCATGAAGACGATGAACGTCGCCAGGATGAGGGTGGGGATCGCCGAGACCAGGCAGGTCCCCACCACGCGCAGGATCCTCATGACGCCACCGTCCTTCCGATGCGCTCGCCGTACAGCTCGTCGACCCGCAGGCACGCCGAGGAGTGGTTCGGCAGGATCTCCAGCAGCGGGGGCTTCTCCTGGCGGCACTGCTCCTGCGCGAACTGGCACCGCGTGTTGAAGCGGCAGCCGGGCGGGGGCGAGACGGGGCTGGGGATGTCGCCCTTCAGCACGATCCGGCGCTCGGCCGAGGAGTCGTGCACGAGCGGCTGGGCCGACAGCAGGGCCTCGCTGTACGGGTGCAGGCTCTGCTTCACGAGGGACTCGGTGGTCGCGTTCTCGACGATGTTGCCCAGGTACATGACGCTGATGCGGTCGGCGAGATAGCTGACCACCGAGAGGTCGTGGCTGATGAACAGGATCGTCAGCTCGTAGGCCTTCTTCAGGTCCTGCAGCAGGTTGAGGATCTCCGCCTGCAGCGCGACGTCGAGGGCCGCGACCGACTCGTCGCACACCAGCACCTTGGGGTCGGTGACCAGGGCGCGCGCGATGTTGGCGCGCTGCTTCTGGCCGCCGCTGAGCTGGTGCGGGTAGCGCTTCAGCATCTGCAGGGGCAGGCCGACGTCCTCGAGCGCCTTGGCCGCCACGGCCTCGCGGTCCTTCTTGTCGCCGCGACCCATGACGTCGAGCGGCTCGCGCACGCTCTGCAGGATCGTGCGGCGCGGGTCGAGGGCGCTGTGCGGGTCCTGGAACACCATCTGGACGGACTCGGAGAAGGAGCGGCGCTGCTTCGCGCCGAAGCCCGCGACGTCCTCGCCACGCCACCGGACGGTGCCGTCGGCGATCGGGACCAGGCCCATCGCGGCGCGCGCCACGGTGGACTTGCCCGATCCGCTCTCGCCGATCAGGCCGAGGGTCTCGCCCTCGCGCAGCTCGAGGGTGACGCCGTCGACCGCCGTCACGTGACGCCGGCGACCGATCGGGAACCGCACGGACACGTTCTCCAGGGAGAGCAAGGGGCCGGTCATGGGGCAACTCCTTCGAAGTCGAGCTCGTTCGAGCGGATGCAGCGCACCTCACGCGTGGGCGTCAGGGGCAGCAGCTCCTGCGGCACGGAGCACTCCGGCTGGGCGTAGGGGCACCGCGACTCGAACACGCAGCCGGGGATGGTCAGGCCGGGCGGCGGCACGCGTCCGGGGATCGTCGCGAGGCGTCCGCCGCGCGACTCCGGCGAGGGCAGCGCGGCCAGCAGTCCCGCGGTGTACGGATGCCCCGGGGAGGCCAGCACCTCGGCCACCGGTCCGCGCTCGACGATGCGGCCGGCGTACATCGTGATCATCCGGTCGCACGTCTCGGACACGACGCCCAGGTCGTGCGTCACGAACAGCACGGCCATGCCGCGCTCCTTCGCGAGGTCCTTGATGAGGTCGAGCAGCTGCGCCTGGATCGTGACGTCGACGGCCGTCGTCGGCTCGTCGGCGATGAGCAGCTTGGGGTCGCAGGCCAGCGCGATCGCGATCATGACGCGCTGGCGCATGCCGCCCGAGAGCTCGTGCGGGTACGCCTTCATGCGGGCCTTGGGGTCGGAGATCCCGACCGCCTCGAGCAACGAGAGCGACTCGGTCCTGGCCTCGGCCTTGCCCATCCCGCGGCGGATCCGGAGCGTCTCGACGAGCTGCGACCCGACCGTGAAGACCGGGTCCAGCGCCGTCATCGGCTCCTGGAAGATCATCGCCATGGGCAGCTCGCGGCGCGGGGTCCGCTTCTCGCCCTTGCCCCTCCACAGCGGCTTGCCGTCGAGGACGGCCCGCCCCTCGATCCGCGAGCTGCGCGGATCGAGGAGTCCCATCAGGGCCAGGGAGGTGACGGTCTTGCCACTTCCGCTCTCGCCGACGAGTCCCACGATCTCCCCCGGCTCGATCGTCAGATCGACGTCGTACAGGGCTTGAACCTGGCTCCCCTCGTGACCGAAGTGGACCTGGAGTCCTTCGACCGTGAGCAATGACATGACCGTCACCTCCTCTTGACCTCGGCTCAGCCGAGGGTGACTCCGATGAACTTCGGCTTGCCGAGGAGGTTGCCCTCGAAGCCATCGACGTCCTCGGAGAGGCCGACGATCGAGTTGCCGAACACGAGCGGGAAGAAGGACGTGTCGGCGAAGACCGCCTCGGCGGCCTCGTCCAGCCCGGGCTTGCGCTCGGCCGGCTCGGTCGACACGTCGGCCTTCTCCAGCGCCTTCTCCAGGCCGGGCGTCCACTGGTCCGACGTGTTGAAGTAGCCGTCGGCCGAGAACAGCAGGCGGTACGTCATCGCCGGATCCGGGCGACCGGTCCACTGCGACAGGTACGCCGGCGACTTGCGGTCGTTGAAGTAGTCGCTCGTGCCCTGCACGATCTCGAGCGGCTTGATGTTGACCGTCACACCGACGTCGGACCACTGCTCCTTGAGG
This genomic interval from Aeromicrobium choanae contains the following:
- a CDS encoding ABC transporter permease, translated to MTAVDTANLASTTDTPTRRARKAGRLSVGVSYAILLIVLIVVLFAGFLAPYDPNKQDLNAILLPMSGDHWLGTDDLGRDVFSRMLYGTRVSVLAALLAVGISVVIGLPLGIAAGWLSGSTDLIVMRVVDAVMSFPAIVLAIGITATMGPDITTAMISVGIVMSPAILRLARAQTMAIRSETYIEAAKSFGARGLRRMVVPHVLPNIIQPVLVQVAVLMGFALIAEASLSFLQLGVQPPTASWGAVLSRAYTFLDQAPMQIFIPGIAIAATVFAFNIIGDEIQRLLDPKRK
- a CDS encoding ABC transporter permease, whose protein sequence is MRILRVVGTCLVSAIPTLILATFIVFMLQRLIPGDPAVAIAGEYATPENLARIREDLGLNQPLWSQYLTWIGNAFTGDLGTSFQTGESISALVMQRLPLTLILTTMALFVAVAVGLPTGVIAAQKVDTSFDRFLTTGATFGIAIPNFWLGMMLIIVFALNLGWFPGPGGVSLQDDPAQALKGLVLPALALGLVGGAEICRQVRSAMVESLSTDYVRTHRAKGLSNRSIVWKHALKNSSLPFATIIGLQVSRLIGGAVVVEAVFGLSGIGSLAVEATNQRDYGVIQAVVFVAAVIVLLTNLIVDVSYRLLDPRIS
- a CDS encoding class I SAM-dependent methyltransferase — translated: MSHYFDRAPSTEDERRTISVEVWGERREFVTSTGVFSGDRIDKATALLLAESTAPPAGSTVLDLGCGWGPIACSLAAHGSTVWAVDVNERALELTAQNARGLDVHTALPDDVPADLRFDAIWSNPPIRIGKEALHELLLTWLPRLRPGGEARLVVGRNLGADSLQRWLTDHGHPAERVASSKGFRVLSVR
- a CDS encoding NUDIX domain-containing protein, whose translation is MARLLSAGILLHRVRDGRREVLLGHLGGPFWAKRDERAWSIPKGVVEAGEQPADAARREFLEELGVPVPDGPWVDLGSVRQSRKDVVVWAVEADLDPTVVVPGTFDLEWPPGSGTLQAFPELDRVAWFGLEEAAEAVVAAQAVFLERLPAVPD
- a CDS encoding ABC transporter ATP-binding protein; its protein translation is MTGPLLSLENVSVRFPIGRRRHVTAVDGVTLELREGETLGLIGESGSGKSTVARAAMGLVPIADGTVRWRGEDVAGFGAKQRRSFSESVQMVFQDPHSALDPRRTILQSVREPLDVMGRGDKKDREAVAAKALEDVGLPLQMLKRYPHQLSGGQKQRANIARALVTDPKVLVCDESVAALDVALQAEILNLLQDLKKAYELTILFISHDLSVVSYLADRISVMYLGNIVENATTESLVKQSLHPYSEALLSAQPLVHDSSAERRIVLKGDIPSPVSPPPGCRFNTRCQFAQEQCRQEKPPLLEILPNHSSACLRVDELYGERIGRTVAS
- the truA gene encoding tRNA pseudouridine(38-40) synthase TruA, which translates into the protein MRIDLAYDGTEFRGWATQPGLRTVQGEIEAALGTVLRLPEPPRLTVAGRTDAGVHARGQVAHVDVDTHPGVLERRLRRILPQDIRILRVTQAPEHFDARFAAVERRYVYRMTDHPAGPDPMQRRMVAAVPRPLDVDLMNEAAQHLLGEHDFASFCKQREGATTIRNLLTLRTVRGGETIATTVRADAFCHSMVRSLMGCLVAVGERRYEPRFAAEILAAETRDPRVKVMPAHGLVLEEVVYPADDQLAARVEESRRRRDE
- a CDS encoding acetyl-CoA carboxylase biotin carboxylase subunit, which translates into the protein MSERQRVVFIANRGEIAARVLRTVRELGHRGAVAFPAVDADLPYVMAADLTVELSGPRDFGDVEAMVAAARSAGADLVHPGYGFLSENAAFARAVEAAGMAFVGPSPDVIELMGDKASARTAAVRAGLAVAPGSDGAVETVDEARRVALEAGYPVMLKAVAGGGGIGMAVVPDAASFDRAFESVTSRAASVFGDSRVIVERYIERSRHIEVQVMGLPGGRAVALSERDCSVQRRHQKVVEESPSPALDPESRASLLRRAAALTESVGYVGAGTIEFIHDLDSGESFFLEMNTRLQVEHPVTEAVHGVDLVAWQLSIATGDPTVPELSVEPQGHAIELRLYAEDSERFLPRPGAIETWRMPDGEGVRVDAGYADGTVVTPFFDPLLAKVIVWAPSRAEAIERARAALERTEIVGPGSNLGFLARVLTEPEFVDATHDTGIVGRMTATPVR
- a CDS encoding ABC transporter ATP-binding protein, whose product is MSLLTVEGLQVHFGHEGSQVQALYDVDLTIEPGEIVGLVGESGSGKTVTSLALMGLLDPRSSRIEGRAVLDGKPLWRGKGEKRTPRRELPMAMIFQEPMTALDPVFTVGSQLVETLRIRRGMGKAEARTESLSLLEAVGISDPKARMKAYPHELSGGMRQRVMIAIALACDPKLLIADEPTTAVDVTIQAQLLDLIKDLAKERGMAVLFVTHDLGVVSETCDRMITMYAGRIVERGPVAEVLASPGHPYTAGLLAALPSPESRGGRLATIPGRVPPPGLTIPGCVFESRCPYAQPECSVPQELLPLTPTREVRCIRSNELDFEGVAP
- a CDS encoding MmcQ/YjbR family DNA-binding protein, with amino-acid sequence MGTAMTWSEIEAFLLGFPDTEASTSWGMPGVKTGGRLVAWWRDQDDSPGCVAFKVDRAELDGLVEDSSTPYFTIEHFRKFDSNAVLVRPEDVDPDELREMLTDAWLVTAKPTVRKAWLAEHGDGG